One Emys orbicularis isolate rEmyOrb1 chromosome 20, rEmyOrb1.hap1, whole genome shotgun sequence genomic window, cctcatttccagtctgaatttgtctaggttcaacTTCTGTTcactggatcgtgttagaccttcctctgctagactgaagatcccgttattaaatacttgttcccacgtaggtacttacagactgtgatcaattgacctcttcaccttctctttgttaagctaaataaattgagctccttgtgACTCTCACTCCAAGGCAGGTTTTCAAATcctgtaatcattcttgtggctcttctccgaataaggggaaaaaaaatctctttctaaAAAAGACAATTTTGGGGTCAAGAGGATATTATGGGTACCAGCTAATAAATTCTTTCTCCATGCAAAGATCCACAATTCCATCTGTTCCCCTATTCATCTGGCTCTGGCCCCGAGGTGTCAGTGGTTTGGGGCTTGCATGCACGTTGCCGGTACCTCTGAAACTCTTCCTCCATGGTGAGGTAGAAGATGGGGTTGAGGCAGCTGCTGAAATATGTCACTACACAAGCAAAAGCACTTCCTATGCTCAGAAGAGGCAGAGGGTACGTAGCTGAGATCTGCAAGAAGAAGAAGACGTGATATGGCAGCCAGCAGAGGAAAAAGGTCGGGATCAAGCCAAGAAGGATCTTGAGGGGCTTGGTGGACTGGATCagcctgttccttctcagcttgGCAGCTAAAAAGGTGTAGAAGGCTGTGATTAAGATCAAGGCTAATGGGATTAGAAAACTAAACAGGAACTGGATCACAACTGCAGCCTTCGCCCTCCCTGCATCTGGATGGAAATACCTGCTGATATTGGGAGGTGAGAGCTGGTAGTCCAAGAGATCACCGTACCTCAAGCTGAACCCAAGAGACAGGGCCCACAAGCCCATAACCACCCCGAAAGCTAGGGGGTGCGTGCGGTGGTTCCGGGCCCACTCAGGGCATGCCACTAAGATGCAGCGGTCGACACTGAGGGCCGTGAGGAGGAAGGCACTGGAGAACATGTGGAGGGAGGTGACGGTGCTGCtcagcttccagctgcagtgaaAGTCGTGGATGAAGATGGAAATCAATCTGATTGGCAGGAAGATGATGAAGATGAAATCGGCCAGGGCCCGGTTCCAGAACCACACAGCACTGACTGTTCTCTCCACACGGCAGCCAGCGACGAAGAGGATGTAGCCGTTCAATGGCACACCGGCAAGGAAGGCCATGCCACACAGCACCAGGAAGAGGATTCGGGACACCATTCTTGGAAGAGTTGCAGTCACAATATCCCCTCCTTCGTCAGGTCTCAGTGGGGGCAGCGCAGACGTTCTACTGAGCAAAGGAAGGAAGAGCAATGAAAAGGGCTGCAGGAGAGGACATGTGCAAAGTGAGACAGCCACAATGTTTGTAATCTCCTCAGAGTTTACAAACATCCCAGATCCTAAGCTGAGCTCAAATAGGATCAAATACTTGTAGGCCAATGTCACCAATGGTTCAAAGACCTTAGACGCATAGAGACAGAAAGTTAGGaggggaccacaagggtcatctcatctaaccccctgccaaatgctagaagtctaaataataagatgggtgaactagagtgcctcatgttaaaggaggatattgatataataggcatcacagaaacctggtggagtgaggacaatcaatgggacacaatcattccggggtacaaaatatatcagagggatagaacaggtcatgcgggggagggggggaggggaggggagtggcactatatgtgaaagaaaatgtagaatcaaatgaagtaaaaatcttaaatgaatccacatgttccatagaatctctatggatagtaattccatgctctaataagaatataccAGTAGGGCTCTATTATCGACCagctgaccaggacagtgatagtgacgatgaaatgctaagggagattagagaggctatcaaaataatgaactcaataatagtgggggatttcaattatccccatattgactgggaacatgtcacttcaggacgaaatgcagagacaacatttctcgatactttaaatgactgtttcttggagcagctggtacgggaacccacaaggggagaggtcattcttgatttagtcctgagtggagcacaggagc contains:
- the LOC135892119 gene encoding chemerin-like receptor 1; the protein is MVSRILFLVLCGMAFLAGVPLNGYILFVAGCRVERTVSAVWFWNRALADFIFIIFLPIRLISIFIHDFHCSWKLSSTVTSLHMFSSAFLLTALSVDRCILVACPEWARNHRTHPLAFGVVMGLWALSLGFSLRYGDLLDYQLSPPNISRYFHPDAGRAKAAVVIQFLFSFLIPLALILITAFYTFLAAKLRRNRLIQSTKPLKILLGLIPTFFLCWLPYHVFFFLQISATYPLPLLSIGSAFACVVTYFSSCLNPIFYLTMEEEFQRYRQRACKPQTTDTSGPEPDE